CAGATTATTCATAAATCTGATGCTGGTGGTGTTAAAGTAAATATTACAAACGATGAAGAGATCAAAGATGCATTCAAAACAATTGTCAAAAATGCTAAAAAATACAACAAGAACGCCGAGATTAAAGGAGTTTTGATTGTAGAGATGATAAAAGGTGGCAAGGAACTAATCATTGGTTCAAAACTTGAACCCGGTTTTGGTCCAGTAATTATGCTCGGAATGGGAGGAATCTATGTCGAAGTTCTTAAAGATGTTACATTCAAACTTGCACCAGTAACTGATATTGAAGCTGATGACATGATAGCCTCAATTAAAACTCAAAAACTACTACAAGGAGTTAGAGGTGAGAAACCATCTGATATTGCAAAACTCTCTGAATGCATTCAGAGATTGTCTCAACTAGTTTCTGACTTTAAAGAAATCAAAGAGTTAGACATGAATCCGGTACTAGTCATGGAAAAGGGTAAAGGCTGTCGTATTCTTGATGTCCGAATAGGACTCTGATCGCAATTCATTCCTAAAATTTACTCAATACGCTTTTAGAATATTTATACAACATCAAAACCAATATTGTTAGATGGCTAATGTCTTGAAGACGATTAGGACAGGCAATGATTATATTGAAAGTCTCAGAGGTAGAGATCTCAAAATTTATCTATTTGGAGAACTAGTAAAAGAACCAGTAGACCATCCAATGATTAGACCGTCAATTAATGCAGTTGCTGAGACTTATGATCTTGCAGTCAGAGAAGAAGAATTAGCTTCTGCAAATTCATCTCTTACTGGATTGAAGGTTAATCGATTTTTACACATTGCAGAAAGTGCACAAGATTTAGTTTTACAAAATAAAATGCAAAGAAAACTAGGACAAAACACTGGAACATGTTTCCAGAGATGTGTTGGAATGGATGCATTAAATTCTTTGCACTCTACAACATTTGAAATTGATGAGAAACATGGAACAGATTATCATAAAAGATTTTTAGAATTTGTAAAGATGGTTCAAAAAGAAAATCTTGTAATCGGTGGTGCAATGACTGATCCTAAAGGTGATAGAAGCAAAGGACCTGCAGAACAAGATGATCCAGATCTGTTTACAAGAATTGTAGATAAAGATGAGAAAGGAATCTATGTTTCTGGTGCAAAAGCGCACCAAACTGGCTGCATTAACTCACATTGGATTATTTTGATGCCAACAGTTAGACTAACAGAAAATGACAAAGATTGGGCAATTGTTGGAGCAATTCCGGCTGATGCAAAAGGTGTTACTTACATCTATGGTAGACAATCTTGTGATACTCGAAGTATGGAAGAAGGCGACATTGATGATGGTAATGCAAAATTTGGTGGACAAGAAGCATTAATCATTTTAGATAGAGTGTTTATTCCATGGGACAAAGTTTTCATGAATGGTGAATATGAGTTTGCATCCATGCTCATAGAGCGTTTTACTTGTTATCATAGACGCAGTTATGTCTGTAAAACGGGACTTGGCGATGT
This genomic window from Nitrosopumilus ureiphilus contains:
- a CDS encoding 4-hydroxyphenylacetate 3-hydroxylase family protein, which translates into the protein MANVLKTIRTGNDYIESLRGRDLKIYLFGELVKEPVDHPMIRPSINAVAETYDLAVREEELASANSSLTGLKVNRFLHIAESAQDLVLQNKMQRKLGQNTGTCFQRCVGMDALNSLHSTTFEIDEKHGTDYHKRFLEFVKMVQKENLVIGGAMTDPKGDRSKGPAEQDDPDLFTRIVDKDEKGIYVSGAKAHQTGCINSHWIILMPTVRLTENDKDWAIVGAIPADAKGVTYIYGRQSCDTRSMEEGDIDDGNAKFGGQEALIILDRVFIPWDKVFMNGEYEFASMLIERFTCYHRRSYVCKTGLGDVLIGAAATIADYNGVPKVSHIKDKIIEMTHLNETIFAAGLASSHQGHKMKSGVYLNDDMLAQVCKHNVTRFPYEISRLAQDIAGGLVVTLPSEKDFRHPEAGPLLKKYLAGRKGVDVENRMRILRLIENMTLGRNAVGYLTESMHGAGSPQAQRIQIQRQMQVGYKKNLAKNLAGITNDVEEPHEPSEYFKRLFKTKESIL